A genomic region of Oceaniferula marina contains the following coding sequences:
- the aroA gene encoding 3-phosphoshikimate 1-carboxyvinyltransferase produces MSSIKVTPIKSLNAVIEVPGDKSISHRAAIMAGLADGVTQIDNYLPSEDCLCTLEAMASLGVQYEVLERLEGYGPTSLRIYGQAMQLNAPDVEIDCGNSGTGMRLLAGVLAAQPFQSTLTGDESLQSRPMGRIMTPLSMMGARIEAAGEKEGCAPMILGGSAERLQAIHYDMPMASAQVKSAVLLAGLFAEYETSVRQPAETRDHTERIFDHFQIDSTIDGHRIAVHGGQIPMANDLYIPGDISSAAFWLVAAAAMPGAELKIKKVGLNPTRKAVVDVLIRMGADIRVDMISEDSGEPYGDLTVIGGTLQGTEILPEEVPNLIDEIPVLAVAGALAEGRMVIRNASELRVKESDRISTVVTNLRAMGAEVEEFDDGMEITGGRPLHAAELESYDDHRIAMSFIIAGLFAEGETVVHNTDFINTSYPGFQHDLEKVMNPKPHFAIAIDGPAASGKSTVARRLAEKLGLIMINTGAMYRAIAWASIQHGIDASDTEGVIAMLDRIDLRCGVRDRGSIILVDGVDAGDALREDAVNSRVSAIAAIPEVRRLLVEKQRDYLELGSLVMEGRDIGSVVFPDTPYKLYVDASEEVRLARRSAEGLADVVSQRDKEDSSRKTSPLVVAEGATVIDSSEMTIEEVVDEAMSILKSKGL; encoded by the coding sequence ATGTCTTCCATCAAGGTAACACCCATTAAGAGTCTGAACGCGGTCATCGAAGTGCCGGGTGACAAAAGCATCTCCCACCGAGCCGCTATTATGGCCGGACTCGCAGACGGCGTCACTCAGATCGACAATTATCTCCCGAGTGAAGACTGCTTGTGCACCTTGGAGGCCATGGCCAGCTTGGGTGTTCAGTATGAGGTGCTGGAGCGTTTAGAGGGCTATGGACCGACGTCGCTAAGGATCTATGGACAGGCGATGCAGCTGAATGCTCCTGATGTGGAAATCGACTGTGGCAATTCGGGGACCGGAATGCGTTTGCTTGCCGGTGTTCTGGCAGCCCAGCCATTTCAATCGACCCTGACCGGGGATGAATCCCTACAGTCCCGGCCGATGGGGCGTATCATGACGCCCTTGTCCATGATGGGGGCCAGGATTGAGGCTGCAGGCGAAAAAGAGGGATGTGCTCCCATGATCCTTGGCGGGTCCGCAGAACGATTGCAGGCAATCCATTATGATATGCCAATGGCCAGTGCCCAGGTAAAGAGCGCGGTATTGTTGGCAGGCTTGTTTGCCGAGTATGAGACTTCGGTCCGTCAACCTGCTGAAACCCGCGACCACACCGAGCGCATCTTTGACCATTTTCAAATTGATTCGACAATTGATGGCCATCGGATCGCCGTTCATGGGGGGCAAATTCCGATGGCTAACGATCTCTACATTCCCGGTGATATTTCTTCGGCTGCTTTCTGGTTGGTTGCCGCTGCCGCCATGCCCGGGGCAGAGCTCAAGATTAAAAAGGTAGGTTTGAACCCAACGCGCAAAGCCGTTGTGGATGTCTTGATTCGCATGGGGGCTGATATTAGAGTCGACATGATCTCAGAAGACTCGGGCGAGCCATACGGAGACTTGACGGTAATCGGGGGAACCTTGCAAGGGACGGAGATCTTACCTGAAGAAGTTCCGAATCTGATTGATGAGATTCCCGTTCTAGCCGTTGCCGGAGCCTTGGCCGAAGGGCGTATGGTGATTCGCAATGCCAGTGAGCTCAGGGTCAAGGAGAGTGACCGGATATCCACCGTCGTAACCAACCTGCGTGCCATGGGCGCTGAGGTGGAAGAGTTTGACGATGGGATGGAAATTACAGGAGGTCGACCACTTCATGCCGCTGAACTCGAAAGCTATGATGACCACCGGATTGCCATGTCGTTCATCATTGCCGGCTTGTTTGCGGAGGGTGAAACGGTGGTGCACAACACGGACTTTATCAATACGTCCTATCCCGGGTTTCAGCATGACTTGGAAAAAGTGATGAACCCGAAACCTCATTTTGCGATTGCGATTGATGGTCCGGCGGCATCAGGAAAAAGTACGGTCGCCCGCAGGCTGGCCGAGAAACTTGGTCTGATTATGATCAATACAGGGGCGATGTATCGGGCGATTGCTTGGGCGAGTATCCAGCACGGAATTGACGCTTCCGATACGGAGGGAGTGATTGCCATGTTGGATCGCATCGACCTCCGCTGTGGTGTTCGCGACAGGGGATCGATCATTCTTGTGGATGGTGTTGATGCTGGTGACGCGCTGCGGGAGGACGCGGTCAATTCCCGGGTTTCCGCGATTGCTGCCATCCCAGAGGTTCGCCGGTTACTTGTGGAAAAACAGCGTGATTACCTTGAGCTTGGAAGCCTGGTGATGGAAGGGCGGGACATTGGCTCGGTTGTTTTTCCTGATACCCCATACAAACTCTATGTTGATGCTTCCGAAGAAGTGCGTCTAGCCCGTCGATCCGCCGAAGGCTTGGCCGATGTCGTTAGTCAGCGCGACAAGGAGGATAGCAGCCGGAAAACATCACCCTTGGTTGTTGCCGAAGGCGCCACGGTTATTGATAGCTCGGAAATGACGATTGAAGAAGTCGTGGACGAGGCGATGTCGATTTTAAAAAGCAAAGGCTTATAG
- a CDS encoding prephenate dehydrogenase: MKKIAVLGSGLLGGSMALAGQKRLPDTEVYLWGRRQASVDEAASMGIQHATTSLTEAVKGADLLILSTPVGAMLQILETVSRDVSLKGMIITDVGSVKLTPRETLDALVRRCEAKYIGSHPMAGSEQTGVLAARESLFDGAACVMTNDFGHDEADVDALKDFWLVLGCRCYLTSSEDHDAVMARISHLPHLLASVGAMVGLKDPDYGKFAGNGMRDTTRVASGHPGMWAEIMLRNRESLKAPIEESIEHLREMLALLEQSSEEAVTSFLQQAKDLRDQLPPKKEQ, encoded by the coding sequence ATGAAAAAGATTGCCGTATTAGGAAGTGGGCTCTTGGGAGGGTCGATGGCTTTGGCCGGGCAAAAACGATTGCCAGACACCGAGGTCTACTTATGGGGACGGAGGCAAGCCTCTGTGGATGAGGCCGCGAGTATGGGAATCCAGCATGCCACAACGAGTCTCACTGAGGCTGTAAAGGGCGCTGATTTATTGATTCTTTCGACCCCAGTCGGGGCCATGCTGCAAATCCTGGAAACTGTATCGCGTGACGTCTCCCTCAAAGGGATGATCATCACAGATGTCGGTAGTGTAAAATTGACTCCCAGAGAGACCTTGGACGCTTTGGTGCGTCGTTGCGAAGCGAAATACATTGGCAGTCATCCGATGGCGGGGTCTGAGCAAACCGGGGTGTTGGCCGCACGCGAGAGCTTGTTTGACGGAGCCGCCTGTGTGATGACCAATGACTTTGGCCATGATGAGGCGGATGTGGATGCCTTGAAAGATTTTTGGCTGGTGCTTGGGTGTCGCTGTTACCTGACATCTTCGGAGGATCACGATGCAGTGATGGCCCGGATTAGCCATTTACCACATTTGCTGGCATCGGTAGGTGCCATGGTTGGTCTGAAGGACCCGGATTACGGTAAATTTGCGGGAAATGGCATGAGGGACACCACCCGGGTTGCCTCGGGACACCCGGGGATGTGGGCTGAGATCATGTTGAGAAACCGGGAATCATTGAAAGCTCCGATTGAAGAGAGTATTGAACATTTGCGTGAAATGCTTGCTTTGTTGGAGCAATCGAGCGAAGAAGCTGTCACATCGTTCCTGCAGCAAGCCAAGGACCTGCGAGATCAACTTCCTCCTAAAAAGGAACAATAA